Below is a genomic region from Telmatobacter sp. DSM 110680.
TCAAGGCCTGCTTCAACTTCGGGTTTCAGAAGACATCCCCCAAAGCCCGGAATATGTTGCTCTCACCCACCGCGTTCGGACTGTGACCGCAGTCACCCATCAGCGACGGCGATTGCGGCCAGATTTTGGGTCTGAAGGGCCCTTTAAAAGGCTCGAAAAAGATGCCCGGAGAGAACGCAGAATGGGCTGCAGATTTGGTCCGAAACTCTGTCTTCAGCGACCTTCGCAAGTGGTTGAAGAGGCGTGACCTGCCATCATTCGAAGCGGAGGAATCAATCGCCTGGGTACAACCCGCGTTTATACGCTTCACATCTGACTTGCTTGTAAGAGATCTGCGTTGCACCAGGAGAGGAATATATGAAACTTACAGCAAACCGCCACACATTCCTGCTCAGCACGGCCGCCATTCTGGCCGGCGCGATGGTTGTTGCAGGCTGCAATAAGCCGGCCCACCCCGACGAAAAGTCAGCAGTCAGCGATTCACTTAAAAATAACAACCTGAGCGCGGTCAGCGTCTCGCAGGATCGAGACAAAGGCGTCATGACGCTCAAGGGAAACTTGGATTCCCAGGATCTAAAGAACCAGGCTGAAAACATCGCCAAGCAGGCGGCTCCGGACTATACAGTTGCCGACGAGATCGGTGTACGGCCTCCGGGAGCAAGTGAAGCAGGCTCGGTGGCTTCTAACCTCGACAGCGCAATTGAAGACAACTTCAAGGCGATGATCAAGGCTCACGCCAATCTCAACGATCAAAGCATCAGCGGTTCTGCCAAAAACGGCACCCTGGTGATTAAGGGATCGGTAAAGACGGCCAAGCAGAAGAAGGAAGCCGAAGACCTCGCCAAAAAGATCCCCAATGTCCAGCAGGTCGTCAACGAGATCGAAATCAAGACTGACAAGCATTCGACCACGAATTCGTAAGTAAAAACTCCTTATTGCTGCATAAGCAAAAGCCGAATGACGATAGATCTATATTTTGAGAAAGATCTATATTTCGATTAGCGCATCGCGAAGCCCCGTCAGCCAATGCCTGCCGGGGCTTCTTTACTTGATTTCCATTTCGAGACTAGAGCCATAAATTCCCCAACTGGAATCGAAGCGACCCACATGCCCTGAAAAATTGCCCGTCTTAACTTTCTTGGCGGTGACAATCGTGCTGAAGAGGGTCTGCCAGGCAGTGGGGGGCGTCAATGTTGCATCATTCCATTCGATTTTTACAGCCATTCTTTTCCGGAATCATGCTCGGTCTCATCGCAATGGTCTTGCACGAATGCGGCCATCTGGTGGTTGCCAAATCGCTTGATGTTCGGGTCAAACACGTTGGCTTGAGGTGGAACAAGGGTCTGTTCACGGTTCGGGAGCAGGGAACTGTCCATCAGAATCTTTTGATTGCGATGGCTGGACCTTTCGTAAACCTGCTGCTGGTTGCTTTCGGGCCCTGGTACCCGGTGTTTGGCCTGGCCAACCTCTGCTATGCGCTGGCTAACACGTTGCCCATCGAGGGATCGGATGGCTTCAGGATCGCGGATTGCTGGAGGAGAATCCGGCGCGGTGAATTCGTAAACTGGTAGAAGCGCGAGAAATCGTCGGACATGTTCGGTGATATCGCGAATTCTCGCGGTAACAATCTTCATGTTGCTCATTCATTTGTGATTTACGTCACCTCGAATAGGCCGTATGGGCAGACGGACATGATGGAAGTTGTACTTTTGTTACCACGATCGTGCGATGTCGCTTTGGAGATAAGTGGCTAGACTCTCATTCGTGGAGAACTTCTATGAGAGAGAACGTTCATAAAGACGTTTACCGATTCGCCTACGACGAGGCTTCTACGGAACTTCGCAAGATCCTGAGATCGTTTGAACAGTTGTGCGCCCAGAAGAACCGGGTGGAAAAGCTCATTGAAGTCCTCAAGCCCGAAGTCGGCCTGCCGGAAGCTGCGGATGACGGCAAACTCGTTAAGCGGACCACCCACCTGCCTTATTGCACGGTTGTCACGCGACTTACAGTCCTTTAGTAGTCCACCTCGCGATCCCCCCAAACGTCAGCCCGATACGACCCCAGACGTATCGAGCTGACGTTTTCATTTTTCTTACGCGCCCGAACCTTGGGTGCACCGTGAATGAGGCACAGCAGCGGAGGTTGCGCATTTGTTATCTGCCGATTTTTCCTATTTAAAATCAATTATTTAGCATTGCGCGTTCCCGAATCTGCTCCTCAGCGGAGTAATGGCGGTCGTTACTTTCGGGTAACCGATTGTATTTCTCACTCAGAATTGAGAAAATCCATGGCTACGGCTGGTTTCGGATCAGGGGGCCAGAATCGAGAACAGGGCTACCTCAGGCGACTTCACCCCCCGTTATCCCTGAAACCGTGGACCTATGGATACCAGAGTTTTTTGCGTCTATAACGTTGCAAGAGGAGCTTTTCTCAGTTCGAAGGTGACTGTCGCAGACGGCGAAAATCAGCCACTAACGATCTTGAAAGTGCTCGTCGGCGGTCTTGCGGTCGATTCGAAATCAGGACTTTGGCTATCCCCGTTACATGCGATCCCATCTGTACCGCGGCTTTTTCCTTTTGACCTTTTCTATCTGGATGATGAGCTTCGCGTAGTTGGTCTGATCGAATTCGTTCCCGGAGCCGAATTTCCGCCCTACCGTCGGGAGGTCACGAGCGCGCTGATCCTCCCCACGCAGTCGTTGCAATCCACGCAAACTGAGCTTGGCGACCATCTCCTAATCTGCCCCGCAGAGGAGATGGAAAGGCAGATCTCGGTGTTGCGATCATCTTTGCCTGTCCCCGCATCCCCTTTTGCAGGAGCACATCCGGGTCAATCCGTACCTCCGCGATCGGAGCCGGCACTGAACGTCGGGTCAGCCCTCAGGCAGGCCCCGTCGGTGAGGGCCAGTGCAGCGGTCGCCGTAGCCGAAGAATTATCGCAATCGACGATGACCGTGCCTTCTCCTGGTCTTTCGTTGGCGAACGAGCAGGTATCCACGTCGGCAATGAAGGCAGCCGATCTCCACGCCGATGTTGCCACACCTGCACCCCAACCGGAAAAGATCGACAGAGCAGGTGTTAGCAAAGACGCGGCAGAGGTGTCGAAAGATGTCATGGCCGCGATTGGGACCAAGCCAATTGCAAAGGTTGCTGTTGCGGAAGAGAGAACGAATGTCCGTTCAGCTGGTAAGGCCAGCAACGGGAAACCTCAGGTCGATCCGCCGGTTATCTCGATCACGGAAGTCATTCTTGAGAGACCTCGGACTGTCGAGCCGCCGACCATCGTTGGGGGGCATGGAGAAGTACTTCATGGAGATGTCGAGGATCTATTTTCAAACTGGATGGATGCTCCTACGCTGGCTTCAACGTGGAAGGAGCGTTCCGAGCCATTACGACAGCTGCTGAAATCTGCGATCGCGCACCCGGTCGTAGACACTCCCATTACAGAACCGAATGCGGCAGTAGCATCGCAGGATGTTGTGCCGGCATTGCCTGCCATATCACAGGCTGCAGTGGTATTACCGGATGTAAAGAGCGAATCTGCATCTTCCGCTTCTTCGATAGCGCAAGTTGAGCAAGTCGAAATCGACACTCAAATCAAGCCCGCCGAGATGGATGTGAAGGCGGAGCCAGACTTACGGCCGCTTCCATCGCCGCAAGCAAATGCAGAATCGGTTAAGGCAGAGACACAGCACGCGGCACCGCTTAATGCAGCACCCGAATCCTTCAAAGTGGAACCCGAATTCTCCAAAACGGGTTCTCTGCCAGTCGAACCCCCGTCGATTTCGACCCCCGTGCGAGTCTCTCTCCCACAGCCAGCGCAGGCGTCAACGTCTACGGTTGCCCAGTACGGATTGTGGCGTGCGAGCATGCCGACCGCGGTCCTTCCTGTCTCCCCTATGACGGAACCAGCCAAGGATACAGCCCGGACTGTACCAGGCGGTGCCTCAACGGAACTCTCAAAGACAGCGGGAAACCCGCCAAGCGGCAGAATTTCGAAAGCAAGCCCGGCTTCTTCCGCAACCGACTCGCCTGTCTCTGCTGCTCCCGCATCTCCAGCTGAAGCCGACGTGCAACGTTCGGTACAGCCCTTTTCGCGTTCTTCCGCAGACTTGGAACGTCTTCCACGCAAGCCATTGGTGGAGGCTGCGAAATCCCGTCCCGAAAAAACCACGGAAGCTGTGTCTAGAAGACCTCTCATCCCTGATAACTTTCTGTCGGCCGATGAGAAGCGTAAGCCCGTAAACAGGGTTGCAGCCTCGGCCACGTCGAACAAGAGTGCGGCCGAAGTACCTGTGCAGCCTTATATCGAACCAATCCAGGATACCCAGACTGCGTCGACAGCAGACGCTCTGGCTGCGGACGCAGTGGATGCCGTTCAACGGAAGCTGGGGATCGGACAAGCCGCCCCTGAATCCACCAAAAGCGTCGACAGGGCGGAGCCGGAGCCGGTCCAAAAGGCATCAGCCGAGTTCATGGAACCGGCGCGGGTTGCAGCAACGGACCTCATGATTGGGAATGATTCGCTTCATCGAAGCCATGGCGAGCTGTCACTGCCGGAAACGGATACCGGCGCGCACAATGAAACCGCAAAGGCACCCGCGCGGCATGTCAAGTTGAATGGACAAGCACCCGCAGCAGCTCGCACGTTTGCAGAGCGCTTCAAGCGCTGGCTAAACCCGACGGCCCCGGCGCACAGCGACCGGCGGAGGGCTCACAGGCGGTATGTGCCGGGGATGGTGGCTCATTACTATACCGGTGGAGCACCCAAGCCGCATGACATCGCAGATATCAGTATGACCGGCTTTTATCTGCTCACCGAAGATCGCTGGATGCCGGATACGATGATCCAGATGACCCTGCAGAAGCCTTGCGCTAAAGGCGAGCGAAAGCAATCCATTACGGTTCTGTCGAGGATCGTACGGCGCGGATCAGACGGCGTCGCTGCCCAGTTTGTGATGCCCGAAACCCTGGATCCGCATAGCCATGACGTTCAGCCATCGCAAACTACGGACAAATTCGCTCTCGCCCGATTTATCTGATACGTAAAAGCCTCCCGGCAGCTTCAATAATCTCAATCGTGTGCGATCACGATCCTGCAGAGTAGTCCCCCATCCGGGGGAGGCAATTCAACCTATTGGGTATATCGAGGGATTTTGACCCAATGTTAGGTTGAATATTCCAGAGACTTGTCTCGCTGTTTGCTACTGGTGTGCCTGAAAGGAATCTGCGACTATGTACGTACAACTTAGCCGTGCAAACGAGCAGCCGAATTCGACTCCCCGTTTGGCCGAGATTAAGGTGATTCACTCCTCGAACCCCACGTTGGAGAAAAGCATGACGGCTCCACGCCAAAAAGATCCCCTGATGAAGCGCCTGATGCGTTGGCTGGTTCCAGATCAGCGCGTAGCAAACCGACACACCATGCCGCCCGTTGTGGCCTATCTTGGGACACTGCGGTCGTCGAAACTGTACAAGATCGGCGACATCAGCGTTGCCGGCTTCTACATGGTTACTGAAGAGCGTTGGATTACCGGTACCGGATTTCCCGTGACTCTTGAGCGTGTCGATGAATATGCGCAGGGACAGACTTTAACCGTGTTTTCGACGGTGGCTAGAATCGGTGTGGACGGTGTCGGATTTTCGTTTCTGCAGCCTGCCGAAGAGAATGCTGGTGAGTCACAGGAGCCTTCACGGATGGATTTGACCAAGTTGGCGCAGTTCTTGAAGGGGCTTCCGTTGACTGAGCCGGGATCCGACAACCTGGAGCGAGCTTCCTAGCCAGGACAAAGAGAGTGCGGTGCGGATGTGCCGTAGACTCGGTGAAACATACTGGCGTCCGTTTCGCATCAATCGCGAAGCTCTGTCGGTGGTTGCCGATTGTCGGCATCAATTCTGTCTGCGGACCACCATCTCGAACGAAAATTTCAGTTCGTCTTTCACTTTCAAAGCGCCGCCGGCGACGGAGATCGGTTTGATGCCGTAGTCGGATTGATTCAGTGTGAATTCGCCGGAGGCGCGCAACATCTCATCAAATACGGCGATTCGCGCCGAGATAGCCTGGTTGCGGGTCACTCCATGAAAACTGAGAGTTCCGGTGAGTGCAGCGGAGAAGAGTGCGCTTTCGATGTGCGTGATCGAGACCGATGGGGCGTCATAGACGATGTCGGGGTATTTGGTTGGCTCCAGGACCTGCTCGTTCATCATCTTTTCGATATCCCTGCGATCCTTGTCGCTGACGTCATCCAGAACTCCCAGCGAGTTGGACTTCACGGATAATCGAAAACCGCTAGCCTGCGCCGATTCGGCGCTGAAGTCGACTGTGCCCGCGAAGGTGCGAATGCCGATTTTGGGGTTGTGACCCATAGCAGACAACATGCCAGCCGCAAAGGCCTGCACCGTAAAACGGCTGGACCTGGCATCGACAACGTAATGAAGAAGAGTGGCCTTGGCTGTTTCCATTTACTCGATCACGGATTCAGTTACATGGCACGAAGTTTGAAGTAACGCTCTACATCCGGGATCACGGCTGTCGCCAGATTCCCGACGCCGAATTGCGACATGTAACGACGAATCGTGGGATTAGAAAGAATCAATCCCGCTCCGAAGACCATGAGAGCAACGCCGCCCAGCATGTAAAGAGTGTCCTTCTCGTTTCCAGTTCCGTTTGCGGTTGATTCCATCAGATCCAATGACATTTGAGCTCTCCTTTTCCGTCTTACGATTCCTCAAGCGGATTCTCCACCTAGAAGTCTCCTGATGAGTGCTTCTGTCGTGCTCGCTGCTTCTTCAACTGCGGCCTCGACCGGTTTGCTGAGTCCCATGAAGCCTTCGTCGCCGCCTAGCGATTCCGGTTCGCAGCCGACCAGGAGCACTCGATTGAGCGTGCCATTCATTGCGGCGGCCATGCGCAGCACATTCAGTGGGTGCATGCTGTGCGCTTCGACGAGAGCGGATGGCGCGGCAGTGATCTCCTCCTGATCGGGCTCAACTACAGAAACAGTCCCTGGACTCTGCCCATGTGGAAATGCATCGATCAGGATGGTGGTTTCGTAATTGTCCTGTAGGGCGTAGGCGAGATCGAGGCCGCGAATGCCGAAGTCTGCCACACGCACCTGCGCAGGCAGGTTACGACTCATCAGGCGGCGTACGACTTCAACGCCGAACGCGTCGTCCCCGAGAAAGATGTTGCCGATGCCGGCAACGAGAATTGTGGGCCTGACGGCTTTCGCGGTTGTGGCATCTTCTCCAGGACTGTTGGGAGCCGCGCGAAGAGTTTCTATTTCGGCGGGAGTAAAGAAGAAGCGATGACCTGGCTGCCGCATCATTCCCAAATCGCGGCCTGGATCATCCTCGATGACTACGCAGATATGCTGCGCGCCTTCGTAGTCTTCTTCAATGCTTTCGATGATCGCGATCTGACCGCGCAATGCGATATCGAGAATGTCGCCGCCTTCTTTGGGACGTAGCCTGACGCGGTCGCCGACCCTTACCGGTACACCTTCGATTTCTACGTGATCCACGGTGGCGGTTTTGTCTTCGAGGAGATTCCATTCCCATTCGTTCACTGGATATTCTCCTTGATGGGGCTAAGGCCACGCAGGATGCCGTG
It encodes:
- a CDS encoding YceI family protein, encoding METAKATLLHYVVDARSSRFTVQAFAAGMLSAMGHNPKIGIRTFAGTVDFSAESAQASGFRLSVKSNSLGVLDDVSDKDRRDIEKMMNEQVLEPTKYPDIVYDAPSVSITHIESALFSAALTGTLSFHGVTRNQAISARIAVFDEMLRASGEFTLNQSDYGIKPISVAGGALKVKDELKFSFEMVVRRQN
- a CDS encoding PilZ domain-containing protein, giving the protein MDTRVFCVYNVARGAFLSSKVTVADGENQPLTILKVLVGGLAVDSKSGLWLSPLHAIPSVPRLFPFDLFYLDDELRVVGLIEFVPGAEFPPYRREVTSALILPTQSLQSTQTELGDHLLICPAEEMERQISVLRSSLPVPASPFAGAHPGQSVPPRSEPALNVGSALRQAPSVRASAAVAVAEELSQSTMTVPSPGLSLANEQVSTSAMKAADLHADVATPAPQPEKIDRAGVSKDAAEVSKDVMAAIGTKPIAKVAVAEERTNVRSAGKASNGKPQVDPPVISITEVILERPRTVEPPTIVGGHGEVLHGDVEDLFSNWMDAPTLASTWKERSEPLRQLLKSAIAHPVVDTPITEPNAAVASQDVVPALPAISQAAVVLPDVKSESASSASSIAQVEQVEIDTQIKPAEMDVKAEPDLRPLPSPQANAESVKAETQHAAPLNAAPESFKVEPEFSKTGSLPVEPPSISTPVRVSLPQPAQASTSTVAQYGLWRASMPTAVLPVSPMTEPAKDTARTVPGGASTELSKTAGNPPSGRISKASPASSATDSPVSAAPASPAEADVQRSVQPFSRSSADLERLPRKPLVEAAKSRPEKTTEAVSRRPLIPDNFLSADEKRKPVNRVAASATSNKSAAEVPVQPYIEPIQDTQTASTADALAADAVDAVQRKLGIGQAAPESTKSVDRAEPEPVQKASAEFMEPARVAATDLMIGNDSLHRSHGELSLPETDTGAHNETAKAPARHVKLNGQAPAAARTFAERFKRWLNPTAPAHSDRRRAHRRYVPGMVAHYYTGGAPKPHDIADISMTGFYLLTEDRWMPDTMIQMTLQKPCAKGERKQSITVLSRIVRRGSDGVAAQFVMPETLDPHSHDVQPSQTTDKFALARFI
- a CDS encoding BON domain-containing protein, which gives rise to MKLTANRHTFLLSTAAILAGAMVVAGCNKPAHPDEKSAVSDSLKNNNLSAVSVSQDRDKGVMTLKGNLDSQDLKNQAENIAKQAAPDYTVADEIGVRPPGASEAGSVASNLDSAIEDNFKAMIKAHANLNDQSISGSAKNGTLVIKGSVKTAKQKKEAEDLAKKIPNVQQVVNEIEIKTDKHSTTNS
- a CDS encoding hydrogenase maturation protease yields the protein MNEWEWNLLEDKTATVDHVEIEGVPVRVGDRVRLRPKEGGDILDIALRGQIAIIESIEEDYEGAQHICVVIEDDPGRDLGMMRQPGHRFFFTPAEIETLRAAPNSPGEDATTAKAVRPTILVAGIGNIFLGDDAFGVEVVRRLMSRNLPAQVRVADFGIRGLDLAYALQDNYETTILIDAFPHGQSPGTVSVVEPDQEEITAAPSALVEAHSMHPLNVLRMAAAMNGTLNRVLLVGCEPESLGGDEGFMGLSKPVEAAVEEAASTTEALIRRLLGGESA